The genomic segment TAGAATAACGATGAACTGAGCTCCTGATGGGAATAGCTTTTAATGACCAACAAAACGAATTAGTCATTCGCCAAAAACAATCCGATCTTTGGATACATTTCGGGACCGAAAGCACAATAGCTGTTtgataggggtgtaaatcgcgggttttgtcatgatacgatatcatatcgatacaaagacgcacgatacgatatttgccgatatcttaaagcctgctgggattcattcacgatacatcacgatatagtgctctacgatcgatatagaacaatatcctgatttataacaattcatacgcaaaatcaacaaggtactgcaaactctttatttaggaaattacaagagtattgtagtatacaaagtgcttattttaacactgaactttatcaaattcctatattttttctcaaataagtaagtaaagaaaaatgaatattctttctttttttgtaataccattaactttaaagtgcattactgaactatttaattacaaaacaaaaacaagttatttataatgaatgtagtaaacattacaccttgaccatatgttctaatccaaatgcaaaaaaaaaaacattctcttgCAATACCAGAGAACTATACACTaacttcttggacactagccatagcaccagcccaggagccgcgtggttgtcggctcccctttcacgtgcctgctctgctcacaacacaacacgccgcgcactgctcccggaaagaggaagcaagcaacattgaactggatttcaaaataaagtcgcgtctaatgtccgaggtcaaaaacgggcgatatacgtagatcgatgtttacgtttagcatcgatgccaacaaatcgtagagcattatatcgattaatcgatgtgtatcgatgaatcgttacacccctactgtttgatgacattttgacgaagaaaaaaaaacacgcagcaaaaaaacacacggCCCACTTCGCCAAACTACTTCCTATTTCCTGCTGTGGCAAATTACATTAACCCTCGAACGCCACCATCGCAGTGGAGATGAATTGCGTTCCAATCCATGCCAGCATTTCTTAACACTCATTTGAGAAATTACGATCGTCTTTTGTTTCCcgatttgtgttgaataaaaatctgaaattacaaatgtgaaaataacacaCGGAAATCGGATCATTTCCCGTTCTCTCATACCAAAAGTACACGGACCAAGACATACAACGTTCAAAACTCACACTCAAAATAGTTGCCCAATCGATAGGTGACGCTGTTTGAAATAACGAGCGCCAACGTCGTGAATCAGGTATCCATAATCCTGTGCGCCAACAAtgtttaaaggaaaaaaacacattaatgaacacaaaatactcGTTTAAACTGTCTATTTAGGTTGAGTCCTTCTAAGTATAGTAAATCTATGAACgtctattttttgtattagAAGGAATGGTTGCTGCAATTTCAGCGTGAGACCGCCTGTTAATTTGGTGAGACCAGCAATGGGGTGGCCCGTTTAGACCCGACTCAGTAGTTCACTCTTGTTTCTCTTCAGATCGTATAAATCTTTCGCCTTTTACTAAAGATTTCCGTGGGGAGGAACAACAAGAGTGTATCTCAATTTTTTGATGCTCTGCGAAAGCGGAGCTACCTAATGCTGTTAAAGAAAAACCTCAATCACGAACTAACCTACATTCAATTCAGCAGATTTATCTTACGTAGTACAGTTACATTTTCGATACAATTGATTACCCATTAGAATACTTAAATGTTACTTGATTCTGAGAAAAATATGAGGAACTGCATTTGGAGTAATTCTTTAGAAAGACAGACCTGTCAATTATGCTTTgaggagtggaaaaaaaatgttttggagaTACGGATGAACTCTTTAGAGAGACATCCAGCCGAGAAAAAGATATTGGTTCTAAGATCATTTTAACAGTATAGTGTTAACGTAAGTTATAAACATTAAACTTTCATTGTCACAGAGGAAGCTTGATGCTGTCATTTAGGTCGTAACAGCGACATACATGTTAAACGTCGCAATTGAAACAATGCTCTAATTTACATGGTGGACAGTAATATCGCAGtttgattttacattttaaaaagaactaCTCTGATCATGTTCCTTCCCTCAATACTCCACAAGGAAGTAAAGAACGTTCATCAAAGGTGAAGGACATATGATAAATCATTATCCTACGCCAGCTTCACGCTCAGGAAGGAACATCAATTCTCATCATCGTAGTTAGCGAGACCGTCACTTTAGAAAAGCATTTCTCAAGTTAAGAACTATAGAAATGATCCCTGAAAGTATAGTCTTGACTCCATCACGGTCGGCGGCGGGAAGTCATCTGCGAGAGTACCATTTTTACCCGGAGAGAAATCTTTGTCCAGATTCACTACACCACGACTAGTAAAGGACTATGTTAGATTAGATTGAGCGTCGACgtcattgaaaaataacatcatGAGGCTTTTAAAAATGCCTATAGTAGCCAAACAATCAACTTTATATCGTAGACACGTTTCAGTTCATCCACCGGCCGTGAGCACTGATGACGAATACTTTGTATTGTCCAtcgatccattttctgtaccgcttgtccccacggggggtctcgggcgtgctggagccaatcccagcagtcatcgggcagtaggcgggggacaccttgAAACGTTTGCCAGTCAaacgcagggcacacagagacgaaaaAACCGTCCGCACTcgcacctacgggcaatttggagcgctcaatggGCCctatcatgcatgttttggggaaatggaaggaaaccagagtgcacaatgcaaacaaacaggtCAGGGAAGGGAGTTGGAACCGAACGCTTATGAGCAGCAGAGCAAGCGTGGACTCACAACGACACGTTTAGAGTGTAAACGTTTCCATAGAATCGCCATCAAGCGGTGCGTTTTATATTTGGCTGAAACGCAATTGTTGATCATTATTTGGTTACCATTCACATTTTGATCAGGGGAGAGCGCGAACGCAGTACCCCACTACCAGAAATTATGCAGTCGAGATTCCCACATTTGGGGAATTCGCAGAGGTCAGCACAACCGGTGTGCAATGGCTGAGCCTCACCCTGGGTGAACCACCTTCTTGATCATGGTATCTCCCCTGCCAGGTAAGTATGAGTTGTACAAGTCGCCGGGGCCGAAGTCTTTACCGCGCACACCATCTTCAGTCAGAGGCTAATTTGCTACAAAAGTGTGAGCACACATATTCAGTGGATGAGACAGCATTCGTAGCACTGTTAAATATAGTACACCTTTAGTcattacaaaaccaaaacattaagtaaaaaatagattcaaaaacattaccatcatgctttgcttctttttctacTGCCTCCACGCCTTTGTTCACCTCCTTTTTCTTAAGAGTCGCCATCTATTGGTGATGGCAGCATCCATAATAAATGAAGTAAAAACATGCCCATCATGCATTGCCTCTTTTCACCTGAGAACCCTTAAACGGtatgaatttgtatttattgaaaatcTCCAACATTACCGCagaaagatatatatatatttctttttctgaacaagtttagaaaataacattttcttaaaaatttGAGAACAAGGATTGTACTAAAAATGCCTGGAACAATGATAGGAAAATCTCAAGCaaagaaagacattttgaTTATATTTTAGAACGGTTACGTATATCCTTGCTGCCGCTCAAGTCGAGCCGTCATGAACTTGAATCAAACCGACATCAAGTCATAAATTTCTGCTTTATCCTGTGAAAATGAAGCTAACGGATTGCGGTGGCTTCCCGAGTAAATTACTCTTGATTTAACCAGTAGAGGGGGTGCACCGTTCCTGGAGGTACTGCAATACCAGGTCGATGCGTGGAGTGGACGGAGCAAGCCCCTATTCCATCTCCCTAttccaaaaatcaatttaatataTGGTCCCCGGATAGGGGACGTATCAGATATTAAACTGATAAGAACAGATACTACACTTGATCTTAGCCAAAAGGCCGAGAAGCGATAACTAGTAATGGGTCTGAGGAAACCACTTAAATAAAGAGACTACCAATTCAAGTTGCGGTTTAAATATATCGACTCATActaattaaagattaaaagattaaagattaaagtcccaatgatcgtcacacacacacctgggtgtggtgaaatttgtcctctgcatttaacccatccccgtgtgattttaatccatcccctgggggagaggggagcagtgagcagcagcggtgccgcgctcgggaatcagttggtgatctaacccccccaattccaacccttaatgccaCGTACCGACCACCCAAACAACTACTATTAACAGTTTGGAATGATAGTGCGTCACTGTGCTGTTTTCAACCTGTGCATCGGTTGCAGATTTTCGTGTGTTCACGTAGGTTTAGTGTCACGTGGTTCACGTTGACCCAATAGAATAACGATGAACTGAGCTCCTGATGGGAATAGCTTTTAATGACCAACAAAACGAATTAGTCATTCGCTAAAAACAATCCGATCTTTGGATACATTTCGGGACCGAAAGCACAATAgctgttttatgagcattttgaCGAAAAAAAGCGGAGCTACCTAATGCTGTTAAAGAAAAACCTCAATCACGAACTAACCTACATTCAATTCAGCAGATTTATCTTACGTAGTACAGTTACATTTTCGATACAATTGATTACCCATTAGAATACTTAAATGTTACTTGATTCTGAGAAAAATATGAGGAACTGCATTTGGAGTAATTCTTTAGAAAGACAGACCTGTCAATTATGCtttgagtggaaaaaaaatgttttggagaTACGGATGAACTCTTTAGAGAGACATCCAGCCGAGAAAAAGATATTGGACCTAAGATCCTTCTTTAACAGTATAGTGTTAATGTAAGTTATAAACATTAAACTTTCCTTGTCACAGAGGAAGCTTGATGCTGTCATTTAGCTCGTAACAGCGACATGTTAAACGTCGCAATTGAAACAATGCTCTAATTTACATGGTGGACAGTAATATCGCAGTTTgagtttacattttaaaaagaactaCTCTGATCATGTTCCTTCCCTCAATACTCCACAAGGAAGTAAAGAACGTTCATCAAAGGTGGAGGACAAATGATAAATCATTATCCTACGCCAGCTTCACGCTCAGGAAGGAACATCAATTCTCATCATCGTCGTTAGCGAGACCGTCACTTTAGAAAAGCATTTCTCAAGTTAAGAACTATAGAAATGATCCCTGAAAGTATAGTCTTGACTCCATCACGGGCGGCGGCGGGAAGTCATCTGCGAGAGTACCATTTTTACCCAGAGAGAAACCTTTGTCCAGATTCACTACACCACGACTAGTAAAGGACTATGTTAGATTAGATTGAGCGTCGACgtcattgaaaaataacatcatgaggattttaaaaatgcctATAGTAGCCAAACAATCAACTTTACATCGTAGACACGTTTCAGTTCATCCACCGGCCGTGAGCACTGATGACGAATACTTTGTATTGTCCAtcgatccattttctgtaccgcttgtccccacggggggtcgcgggcgtgctggagccaatcccagcagtcatcgggcagtaggcgggggacaccttgAAACGTTTGCCAGTCAaacgcagggcacacagagacgaaaaCCCGTCCGCACTcgcacctacgggcaatttggagcgctcaatggGCCctatcatgcatgttttggggaaatggaaggaaaccagagtgGAGAACGTGCACAAGGTCATGGAAGGGAGTTGGAACCGAACGCTATGAGCAGCAGAGCAAGCGTGGACTCACAACGACACGTTTAGAGTGTAAACGTTTCCATAGAATTGCCATCAAGTGGTGCGTTTTATATTTGGCTGCAACACAATCGTTGATCATAAATTGGTTACCATTCACATTTTGATAAGGGGAGAGCGCGAACGCAGTCCCCCACTACCAGAAATTATGCAGTCGAGATTCCCACATTTGGGGAATTCGCAGGGGTCAGCACAACCGGAGTGCAATGGCTGAGCCTCACCCTGGGTGAACCACCTTCTTGATCATGGTATCTCCCCTGCCAGGTAAGTATGAGTTGTACAAGTCGCCGGGGCCGAAGTCTTTACCGCGCACACCATCTTCAGTCAGAGGCTAATTTGCTACAAAAGTGTGAGCACGCATATTCGGTGGATGAGACAGCATTCGTAGAAATGTTAACATAGTACACCTTTAGTcattacaaaaccaaaacataaattaagtaaaaaatagattcaaaAACATTACCATCATGCTTTAAACGGCTGtacacatattttttaataacaaaccAAACTTGCACccattaacaataataaatatctatattgtatatattgtaTTGAAATGTATGTAATGTTATAGGAACCTGCTGTAAAACAGTTCTTGAACTGAGTCAGGCCAGTCCATGAAACTTTGATGTTACATGTCGACCTTTCCTTTAAATAAACTGAAAACTGATGCTTTGCTTCTCTTTCTACTGCCTCCACGCCTTTGTTCACCTCCTTTTTCTTAGagtcgccatctagtggtgatggCAGCAACCATAATAAACCATAATAAATGAAGTAAAAACATGCCCACCATGCATTGCCTCTTTTCATCTGAGAACCCTAAAACGGtatgaatttgtatttattgaaaatcGCCAACATTACCgcagtaaaatatatatatttctttttctgaacaagttttgaaaatgacattttcttaaaaatttGAGAAGAATTGTACTAAAAATTCTTGGAACAATGATAGGAAAATCTCAAGCaaagaaagacattttaacCATATTTTAGAACGGTTACGTATATTCTTGCTGCCGCTCAAGTCGAGCCGTCATGAACTTGAATCAAACCCCATCAAGACATGACTTTCTGCTTTATTCTGTGAGAATGAAGCTAACGGATTGCGATGGCTTCCTGAGTAAACTACTCTTGATTTGACCAGTAGAGGGGGGTGCACCGTTCCTGGAGGTACTGCAATACCAGGTCGATGCGTGGAGTGGACGGAGCAAGCCCCTATTCCATCTCCCTGttccaaaaatcaatttaatataTGGTCCCCGGATAGGGGACGTATCAGATATTAAACTGATAAGAACAGATACTACACTTGATCTTAGCCAAAAGGCCGAGAAGCGATAACTAGAAATGGGTCTGAGGAAACCACTTAAATAAAGAGACTACCAATTCAAGTTACGGTTTAAATATATCGACTCATACTAATGCCACGTACCGCGACCACCCAAACAACAACTATTAACAGTTTGGAATGATAATGCGTCACTGTGCTGTTTTCAACCTGTGCATCGAACAAATGGTTGCAGATTTTCGTGTGTTCACGTAGGTTTAGTGTCACGTGGTTCAGTTGACCCAATAGAATAACGATGAACTGAGCTCCTGATGGGAATAGCTTTTAATGACCAACAAAACGAATTAGTCATTCGCCAAAAACAATCCGATCTTTGGATACATTTCGGGACCGAAAGCACAATAGCTGTTTGatttaatattatataataatataatattatatagataatattattatttatgtgtttgtttgtttatgtatttatttaaattatttatttatttgtttattattttcccTTGGTACAGAACCTGGATGGATAAAAGTCAAGTGTGTCTCGAGTGCGCCTGCTTGTTCGGgattgatgacgtcagctcaCTTTAGAACTGGAGTGAGGCTCAGCGAAGGGAGTGGATCCGGGCCGAGGGGTGGGCGGGATGGACGCCGGGACGTAGGGTGGATTCCAAAGAGGGAGTCCATCCAGCTGCTCTCGCCGACTCACCACAAGACGCTCGCACATGTCTGACGGACGCAAAAAGGCCATCAACATGTTTGCGGAATAAGAGGGGAAACTGCACACGAACGGCGTCCGCATGGGGGGTAGGTCCGATTCGCTACTCCGGTTCGAACATGATTATGACGTTATCGGTAAACATGCAATTGGCTTGGATGTGTTTTGCAAACAACGAGCTGTGAATTATTGCGATTTAAGTTGTTTGTTGCCACTTCTATTGTAAATTTAGTCTCAAACTAATCCTAATCCAAAGAGAATTTAAAACAGTGTTCATGAGGGGGCTGGAAACAATCTAGTGAACTGTCTGTGTTTCCACCTCATTTGCAAGCGTTGCAGTAGCGTGCAAAGGGGTGGGCAGATGGGGCGGGCATCACCACCCACGGAATAAATATCAGCGGGAATCCGTGTCAAAGGAAGGGCCAGGCAGCGGCGGCTCTGCATTCAAAGCATGTTTGAAAATCTTTTGTTAGCCTTTCAAGAGTCATGTGGGaagcaaaaacacattttttagcGCAAACCCAATCAAGTATGACGCATGCAAACTCTTTATGGCCATTTCTGTGCCTATTTCTTGAGTCAACAAACCCTGACATCATCACAGCTTTGGAGGCAAACGCTCAGGCGGGGTTTCATTCTTCAGAGCCACGCTGACGATCAGAATTGTTTTGTCCGTCCAAtgctcacttcctgtttgtgtgcAGCTCAACTTGTCCAGTGCGTTTACACACGCCACATTTGATTTACGCCTGCGGGGCCGACACACGTGttccctcctccatccttTTGTCGGCATCGATCCCTTTTCTCACACCCACGTGGGCAAACGTGCGAGGACGGAGAACAATTTGATGGCCGCAGCCTCCGTGCTCCGGCGGACATCCGCACGCTTGCCAGACGGACAGGATGGAAGCCcaactgtgttgcaacttGCACACGATGGGGATTGTTGCATTCCTCTTCGGCTTTCTGTCTGCACAAGTGCAACTGCATGCCGAGGTTTCCCCGGACGGACAGAAAAATATTGCCTGGCGTGATGTCATCTCTCGGGAATGTTTTGGCACGAGGGCTGCAGCAGTTGGCTGGTGGACAAGAGGTTTCATTTtgagctctctctctcacacacacacacacacacacacacacgcacgcacacacacacacgcacacacacaaaaacacacacacacacacacacttgagaaGATGAGAGTGAGTAAATGAGTCCAGCCGTAATCTTCTCATTGAGAGAATCACATCTGGCCTCCTCCGAACAACATCATCTAATTAGATTGGTGGACTAGTTTTGTAGAGAACTCAAGCATGTTCCTCCATAACATGTTCCTGGTGAAAGGTAGAGTAGTTCGGTAAGTAGCTAGGTCGGCCGGATGGTTGGTCGGTAGGAGCTAGCCGGCAAACTAGCCTGGTGGCAGTAGGTTGGAATTGAGATTGTTTGTGAAGATAAGTAGTCCCGTGTTTTTGGTTCATCTGCTTTGTCGTTTGACTGTGCAGATGTGAAGATGTGGGCTTTGATGGGAGCCGTGTGCCTGTGCCACTGTGTCGTCGGACAGCTGCTGAAAGGAGCGCCGCGTCTCCTCTGCAGTGTCCCGGGGGCGCCAGGACCGCCCGGCAAGCCCGGCCCCAGCGGGACTCCGGGAGCCGACGGGAACGCGGGCGTCCCCGGAAGAGATGGCAGAGATGGCAGGACAGGGGAGAAGGGACAGAAGGGAGACCCAGGTATCAGTTTCCCGACGCTTTCAATTACTTTTTGAAATGATATGGCTGCGTAAGCCCAAATAATTACGTTTTCATTCGTCATGCTTGTTTATGGCTTTGTACACAGTATTTGTATTGAGGAAGTGAACACAGCTGTTCCCCATGAAGCATATATTTCATCTTAACACGCAAAAGCACACAGCGAGTAGACATTTTCAAAGACTTCTTAGTCGGAGGCGGCTGGAGAACAGATCATTTGGCCCGAGCgtttcaaaatgtcaacatggcAGCGCTCTCGGGTGATTTCGAGCGTGACGCCACCTCAGGGAAATGTCTCTCCGTTGAAATAGCCGACCGGTGCTGAGAAAAGCCAGGTGCTAAAGGGGATGTGTTCTGCTAActtgcttttttatttgcctGGTCCTCAGAAGCCCCTTGTTCGGCTTATGGCAACAGGGAAAACTCTCTTGTGGAGGTTCCTGGAAGCCTGGCAGTTCATCCTGTCACAGTGCTGTAGATGTCCTGAATGTTGGAAGTGGTGGTTAGAGACTACTTCTGAGTTGATGGTCATCCATCCCTGGATTATTAATGGATTGCTGTCGTATAAAAGTTGCGTCGGTACTGAATGCTAAAACTCGACTCTTGTGTTTTAGGTTTAAAGGGCAGGGTGGGACCCACAGGTAAGATCGGCGAGCGAGGCGAGCGAGGTCCTACAGGGAAACGAGGTCCCGTGGGGGAGAACGGAGACGGAGGCCCACTGGGCCCTCTGGGCCACGAAGGCGAGAAAGGACAAAAGGGCCAACGCGGCATTCGCGGGGTGCCGGGAAAATGCAATTGCGGAAGCCTTACACTCAAATCAGCTTTCTCGGCCGGCATCACCAACAGCTACCCGACAGAGAACACCCCCATTAAGTTCAACAAGGTCCTACTCAATGAGGGCGGCCATTACGCCCCCCAAACGGGCAAGTTCGTCTGCGCATATCCcggcatttattttttcacttacGACATCACGCTCGCTAATAAACACTTGGCCATCGCTCTGATGCACAATGGACAGCACCGCATCAAAACCTTCGATGCCAACACGGGCAACCACGACGTGGCCTCGGGCTCTACGGTGATGTTCCTCAACCCCGAAGATGCCGTCTGGCTAGAGATCTTTTACCACGACCAGAATGGTTTGTTTGCCGACCCGGGCTGGGCGGACAGCTTGTTCTCGGGCTTCTTGCTCTACGCTGACACGGACTACTTTGACCAGCTGGCAGCAGACTACGCATAAGCAAAAcagagaagatggatggatggatggatggatggatggatggatggatggatggatggatggatggatggacttgaAATATGTGCCACCAGAATCTGATTTTGaatcatttatatttaaatttgattCGCTAAACTTGAAAACGTTAATTTGAATGACATAAACAGAATTtcgattcatttttttccatattaTATTGAAAAGCAGAATCTCAATTGTAcaatttggatttattttggaatttgAAATAAACTTGAAACTGTTTTTATCTGAAACATTATTTGATCGTtactgaaaattattttaacttTCAGTTCATTTACTCAAGTAAAGTAGTTggagtagattttttttttttttttagaatggaGTAGATAGCGTCGTGTTGTTACTAGGCAGCATGAGGGGCGGGAGGAAGCGTTCTGTGTGGGCGGGTGAATCAAAATAAGAACGAATAGCAGAGCGCTGTTTGGTGATTGACAGTTTTCACCAGCCAACGAGAGACCACATACTGCAAAACGTCACACTACTCTCGGACCACCGGAGGATTAGTGAAGTCGCTtaaatgtttggtgtgttAAATCCAGAACGCCTTGAGATTAAATATGTATTTCGGAATCATAGCACGGGAAgaagaagttttttttaaagagtcCAGTACACCCACATAAAAGTGATATAATGGAACAAACAGTTGGGATGTCTTAATCCCATTTCAGCGTCAAAGAGATCCGCTACGGTCGCCATGGCTTCCCCGAGGTAATGTTGAATAGTTAGCATCTTTTTCGCTTTACACAATTTACACTAATCAATGTAAATCCACACGGCGACAATTAGCCACGCGGCTAAGCTAACGCTATCTGATTCcccatcctttttttccctagCGCCATCCGAGATAAACTCCGCAAGCAGCGGCGATCCTTGCAAGAAACCTTGGGGAAACTCAAACATGAGAGCGACGACGAGCAGGTAAAGTTGTACAAGAGTTTTTTCCTGACATTTGGCATTTTTGCAGTCAGTTTTGTATTTGTCTCTGAAAACACTCCTCCGTTATTATGAAGCCTTAGAAGGAGCGTTGGAGCATTATATTAGAAAAAGCCATACCAGAGTAGTTTTACTTTAGTTTGCTTTTATTCCGTGATATTTTTAGTGTTTAGGTAGGATGCCTGAAACCCTCTGGTGTGTTTGAATGAGCCGTGCCAAACATGACTCAACATGTTCTTTCCAGGCTCTGGTTCCGTCTTCCAGGTTGAGTGAAGAGTCGCTACACTCAACAATGAAGGTGGGTGTTTAGTCCGATTCCTGTATTTTCAATGTCT from the Syngnathus acus chromosome 4, fSynAcu1.2, whole genome shotgun sequence genome contains:
- the LOC119122090 gene encoding complement C1q tumor necrosis factor-related protein 7 isoform X3 produces the protein MWALMGAVCLCHCVVGQLLKGAPRLLCSVPGAPGPPGKPGPSGTPGADGNAGVPGRDGRDGRTGEKGQKGDPGLKGRVGPTGKIGERGERGPTGKRGPVGENGDGGPLGPLGHEGEKGQKGQRGIRGVPGKCNCGSLTLKSAFSAGITNSYPTENTPIKFNKVLLNEGGHYAPQTGKFVCAYPGIYFFTYDITLANKHLAIALMHNGQHRIKTFDANTGNHDVASGSTVMFLNPEDAVWLEIFYHDQNGLFADPGWADSLFSGFLLYADTDYFDQLAADYA
- the LOC119122090 gene encoding complement C1q tumor necrosis factor-related protein 7 isoform X2; protein product: MGDVKMWALMGAVCLCHCVVGQLLKGAPRLLCSVPGAPGPPGKPGPSGTPGADGNAGVPGRDGRDGRTGEKGQKGDPGLKGRVGPTGKIGERGERGPTGKRGPVGENGDGGPLGPLGHEGEKGQKGQRGIRGVPGKCNCGSLTLKSAFSAGITNSYPTENTPIKFNKVLLNEGGHYAPQTGKFVCAYPGIYFFTYDITLANKHLAIALMHNGQHRIKTFDANTGNHDVASGSTVMFLNPEDAVWLEIFYHDQNGLFADPGWADSLFSGFLLYADTDYFDQLAADYA
- the LOC119122090 gene encoding complement C1q tumor necrosis factor-related protein 7 isoform X1 gives rise to the protein MEAQLCCNLHTMGIVAFLFGFLSAQVQLHAEVSPDGQKNIAWRDVISRECFGTRAAAVGWWTRDVKMWALMGAVCLCHCVVGQLLKGAPRLLCSVPGAPGPPGKPGPSGTPGADGNAGVPGRDGRDGRTGEKGQKGDPGLKGRVGPTGKIGERGERGPTGKRGPVGENGDGGPLGPLGHEGEKGQKGQRGIRGVPGKCNCGSLTLKSAFSAGITNSYPTENTPIKFNKVLLNEGGHYAPQTGKFVCAYPGIYFFTYDITLANKHLAIALMHNGQHRIKTFDANTGNHDVASGSTVMFLNPEDAVWLEIFYHDQNGLFADPGWADSLFSGFLLYADTDYFDQLAADYA